A stretch of Vigna angularis cultivar LongXiaoDou No.4 chromosome 4, ASM1680809v1, whole genome shotgun sequence DNA encodes these proteins:
- the LOC108330580 gene encoding zinc finger protein CONSTANS-LIKE 4-like: MASKLCDSCKSATATLYCRPDAAFLCGACDSKVHAANKLASRHPRVALCEVCEQAPAHVTCKADAAALCLACDRDIHSANPLASRHERLPVAPFYESVHSVKASSPINFLDDHRFFSDADADVSTEEAEAASWLLPNPKTDLNSSQYLFSESEPVPYIDLDYAVADPKADPKGSATADGVVPVQSNYEPFAYGYKYNSTTLSQSQSQMSQSVSSSSMEVGVVPDGNTMSEISNCSYSKVAAVTVTAQFSAADREARVLRYREKRKNRKFEKTIRYASRKAYAETRPRIKGRFAKRSDADPLAGYGVVPSC; the protein is encoded by the exons ATGGCTTCCAAGCTCTGCGACTCATGCAAGTCCGCCACCGCCACCTTGTACTGCCGCCCCGACGCTGCCTTCCTATGCGGTGCCTGCGATTCCAAGGTCCACGCCGCCAACAAGCTCGCCTCGCGCCACCCACGCGTTGCGCTCTGCGAGGTATGCGAGCAGGCGCCCGCGCACGTCACCTGCAAGGCCGACGCCGCCGCGCTCTGCCTCGCCTGCGACCGTGACATCCACTCCGCCAACCCCCTCGCCAGCCGCCACGAGCGTCTCCCTGTCGCGCCCTTCTACGAGTCCGTACACTCCGTCAAGGCCTCCTCGCCTATCAACTTTCTCGACGACCACCGCTTCTTCTCCGACGCCGACGCTGATGTCAGCACCGAGGAGGCCGAGGCCGCGTCCTGGTTGCTACCTAATCCTAAAACAGATCTAAATTCCTCTCAGTACTTGTTCTCCGAATCCGAGCCCGTTCCTTACATAGATCTGGACTATGCCGTCGCGGATCCGAAAGCGGATCCGAAAGGCTCCGCTACCGCCGACGGCGTGGTTCCGGTGCAGAGCAACTACGAGCCGTTCGCCTACGGTTACAAATACAATTCCACCACTCTCTCGCAGTCACAGTCTCAGATGAGCCAAAGT GTATCGTCGTCGTCGATGGAGGTTGGAGTTGTGCCGGACGGAAACACGATGTCGGAGATATCGAACTGCAGCTACAGCAAGGTGGCCGCGGTGACAGTGACGGCTCAGTTTTCGGCGGCGGACAGGGAGGCAAGAGTGTTGAGGTACCGGGAGAAAAGGAAGAACCGAAAGTTCGAGAAGACAATTCGTTACGCTTCGAGAAAAGCGTATGCAGAAACGAGACCAAGGATCAAAGGCAGGTTCGCTAAACGTTCTGATGCGGACCCTCTGGCTGGATACGGCGTCGTTCCGTCGTGCTGA